A single genomic interval of Acetomicrobium sp. S15 = DSM 107314 harbors:
- the larA gene encoding nickel-dependent lactate racemase, with protein sequence MPTVRLPIGRDEIVFELLLPLQETHIEEGHVKRRTADEALEHCIGSPRLEELSKGVSKIAVVVPDATRAWQRVPLMAEPVRRRLAQCGVESVDWVIGGGQHRLPTDEEIELILGSAPSSGDRILAHDALKAAPLGKKTTAGTPVELHPAVVDAELVVVLGGITHHDLAGYSGGRKGIIPGVAGKRSTQHNHGLAFSGNGIHPGVHCGSLDENPIHRDMMEFVRTALEGKKSFLLNVIGDKEGKPATYVAGSIEEAWAKGIEEAEALQGLYIDEPADLVIVSSGGYPFDIDLYQAVKAVSATYGAVRPGGGLILVADLPEGLGYPDFGTTLLKAMDDFGSALEEVRQNFTIPSFIALKTVKNLVELNSVLVTPKTDIEYPGMVTHSLGEAFRHIAKEAKPKKAVVIPSGNSIALKVRA encoded by the coding sequence ATGCCTACCGTTCGCCTTCCCATCGGAAGGGATGAAATCGTTTTCGAGCTGCTGCTGCCCCTGCAGGAGACGCACATCGAGGAAGGGCATGTGAAGCGGCGCACTGCGGACGAAGCTTTGGAACACTGCATCGGTTCCCCAAGGCTTGAGGAATTGTCGAAGGGAGTCTCCAAAATAGCTGTCGTCGTGCCCGACGCAACGAGGGCATGGCAGCGCGTGCCCCTCATGGCCGAGCCTGTCAGAAGGAGGCTCGCTCAGTGCGGCGTAGAAAGCGTGGATTGGGTAATCGGAGGAGGACAGCACAGGCTGCCCACGGACGAGGAGATCGAGCTCATATTGGGTTCTGCTCCCAGCTCTGGCGACCGCATCTTAGCCCACGATGCCCTCAAAGCTGCCCCCTTGGGCAAAAAGACGACTGCCGGAACGCCCGTCGAGCTTCATCCTGCCGTCGTGGACGCGGAGCTCGTGGTGGTCTTGGGCGGCATAACGCACCACGACCTGGCCGGTTACAGCGGCGGGCGCAAGGGGATTATACCCGGCGTTGCGGGCAAGCGCTCTACCCAGCACAACCACGGCCTCGCCTTTTCGGGCAACGGCATTCACCCAGGCGTGCACTGCGGATCGCTCGACGAAAACCCGATACATCGAGACATGATGGAGTTTGTGCGCACAGCCTTAGAGGGCAAGAAATCCTTTTTGCTCAACGTGATCGGCGACAAGGAGGGAAAGCCGGCGACCTACGTGGCCGGAAGCATAGAAGAGGCCTGGGCCAAAGGCATAGAGGAAGCCGAAGCGCTCCAGGGGCTTTACATAGACGAACCCGCGGATCTGGTCATCGTTTCGAGCGGCGGCTATCCCTTTGACATAGACCTGTATCAGGCCGTGAAGGCCGTTTCCGCCACATACGGCGCCGTGCGCCCCGGAGGTGGGCTCATACTGGTGGCGGATTTGCCGGAGGGGTTGGGATATCCCGATTTCGGCACGACTTTGCTGAAGGCCATGGACGATTTCGGGAGCGCTCTCGAAGAGGTGAGGCAGAATTTCACAATACCGTCTTTTATAGCCCTAAAGACGGTGAAAAATCTGGTGGAGCTCAACAGCGTTCTCGTAACACCCAAGACGGACATAGAGTATCCCGGCATGGTCACGCATTCGCTTGGCGAAGCCTTTAGGCACATCGCTAAAGAAGCCAAGCCCAAAAAGGCCGTGGTGATCCCATCGGGAAACAGCATCGCCCTAAAGGTGCGCGCATAA
- a CDS encoding flagellar protein FlaG — MSAGGLDSLKQVSHEGSFLREIATEAGRRLLKNGPIEVEAPLKLAEGRRQEQEAEPALAKEGLASAVRKAEEMARIFDRSLRFEYVEEAGMYQVHVIDTVRDEVIRKIPPDELIRFIAYINEMLGALLDVEA, encoded by the coding sequence GTGAGCGCGGGCGGCCTCGACAGCCTAAAACAGGTTTCTCATGAAGGAAGTTTTTTGCGGGAAATAGCAACTGAGGCGGGCAGACGCCTCTTAAAAAACGGTCCTATTGAGGTTGAGGCTCCTTTAAAGTTGGCCGAAGGCAGGCGGCAGGAGCAGGAAGCTGAACCTGCCCTCGCCAAAGAAGGGCTTGCCTCCGCCGTTCGTAAGGCAGAAGAAATGGCCCGCATCTTCGACAGGAGTTTGCGCTTTGAATATGTGGAAGAGGCCGGCATGTACCAGGTTCACGTCATCGACACCGTCAGGGATGAAGTGATCCGCAAGATTCCGCCGGATGAGCTCATCCGCTTTATCGCATACATAAACGAAATGCTCGGCGCTCTGCTCGATGTGGAAGCCTGA
- a CDS encoding flagellin N-terminal helical domain-containing protein, producing MRVYHNIPALFTYNALNSTNEALQKSINKLSTGLRINTAADDAAGLAISEKMRAQVRGLDMAVRNAQDGISMIQTAEGALNETHSILQRMRELAVQAANDTLTANDRQVIQLEIDQLKEEVDRIASTTQFNKKKLLDGTASVLWSADKLETKAFVRGSLRQVDQFGQKAAAEGNFKISINATPGQGQIQKSDVFKIKHEDVMMNVSVNTLKGVNDVSIDGLPAGDYKLSLAIGQISINSTGTTINSIDLSAAANLVSYYGYSGVIVAGSAASANANILFEVIAVNTAAGQVTFRGVSYVLDKDGNMNNYVDENIVVPLAGNGLTAYNGLGVTIDLTLSSISKADKGDKLVYQVNAKADVSSNEIVATWDFEVNSAWPLGWNGAGSLAFAFNNAGIDNKTVHFRTFYLNTANGVTYEGDISARFGSLTGIVADESVMGASFTAAYIGQVAADDVMLRDLDRFWDANGRFLLEDPQTITLIQGDGTKASVTLYATDTIRNVQEKLNAAIRDQLGQGQYVSSNADKFVTYVSEGDDKANTPEALAGTFVIRSVVAGTNGEIAFAGDEDVIKALSLSVIQNSKENEFRVSVQDAHSGATVASNTKVTGNMLIGIVHPNVDVEFDPMADIAIAWNDNTKQFELSAETTTYETYLHLADNSTVFQIGANESEDMGIDIGNMSSRALGIHRVLVTDRDSASRSITIIDSALDRVSNQRAKLGAYQNRLEHTINNLNTASQNLTAAESRIRDLDMAQEMMNFTKLQILMQAGNAMLAQANTLPQAVLQLLR from the coding sequence ATGAGAGTTTACCACAATATTCCCGCTCTTTTTACTTACAACGCTTTAAACAGCACCAATGAAGCCCTGCAGAAGTCCATTAACAAGCTATCGACAGGTTTAAGGATCAACACCGCTGCCGACGACGCGGCGGGCCTTGCCATAAGCGAGAAGATGAGGGCTCAGGTTCGAGGCCTCGATATGGCCGTGAGGAACGCCCAGGACGGCATATCGATGATCCAAACTGCGGAAGGCGCACTGAACGAGACCCACTCGATCCTTCAGAGGATGAGGGAACTGGCAGTACAGGCCGCAAACGACACGCTAACGGCAAACGACCGCCAGGTCATCCAGCTTGAGATCGACCAGCTTAAAGAAGAGGTTGACCGCATCGCCTCGACCACGCAGTTCAACAAGAAAAAGCTCTTAGACGGCACGGCGTCTGTCCTTTGGTCAGCGGACAAGCTCGAGACCAAGGCCTTCGTGCGCGGCAGCCTGCGCCAAGTTGACCAGTTCGGCCAGAAGGCGGCCGCCGAAGGCAACTTTAAGATCTCCATCAACGCCACTCCGGGCCAGGGGCAAATTCAAAAAAGCGACGTGTTTAAGATCAAGCACGAAGACGTCATGATGAACGTGAGCGTAAACACGCTCAAAGGCGTCAATGACGTCAGCATCGACGGCCTCCCTGCCGGAGATTACAAGCTTAGTCTTGCAATTGGTCAGATATCAATTAACTCGACTGGTACTACTATAAATAGTATTGACTTGAGTGCAGCTGCAAACCTGGTGAGCTATTATGGTTATAGCGGAGTCATCGTGGCAGGTAGCGCTGCTTCAGCAAATGCCAACATACTCTTTGAGGTTATTGCTGTAAACACCGCAGCGGGCCAGGTTACGTTCCGCGGCGTCTCTTACGTATTGGACAAAGACGGCAACATGAATAATTACGTAGACGAAAATATAGTCGTCCCTCTCGCTGGGAATGGATTGACTGCTTATAACGGTCTCGGAGTGACAATAGACCTTACGCTGTCAAGTATTTCCAAGGCAGATAAGGGTGACAAACTTGTCTACCAAGTAAACGCTAAGGCAGATGTATCTAGCAACGAAATCGTAGCCACATGGGATTTTGAGGTTAACTCCGCATGGCCTTTAGGCTGGAACGGCGCGGGCTCGCTGGCATTTGCCTTTAATAATGCTGGCATCGACAACAAGACCGTCCACTTTAGGACGTTCTACCTCAACACCGCAAACGGCGTCACTTACGAGGGCGACATCAGTGCCCGCTTCGGCTCTTTGACGGGGATTGTAGCAGATGAATCCGTGATGGGCGCAAGCTTCACGGCGGCTTACATCGGGCAGGTCGCAGCTGATGACGTCATGCTCCGCGACCTCGACCGCTTCTGGGACGCTAACGGGCGCTTTTTGCTTGAAGATCCTCAAACCATAACGCTCATCCAGGGTGACGGCACAAAGGCTTCTGTTACGCTATACGCCACAGACACTATCAGAAACGTCCAGGAAAAGCTCAACGCCGCGATCCGCGACCAGTTGGGCCAGGGCCAATACGTGTCGAGCAATGCCGATAAGTTTGTAACTTACGTGTCCGAAGGCGATGATAAGGCCAATACGCCTGAGGCCCTCGCCGGGACCTTCGTCATCCGAAGCGTCGTCGCCGGAACTAACGGCGAAATAGCTTTTGCCGGTGACGAAGACGTCATAAAGGCCTTGAGCCTCAGCGTAATCCAAAACTCCAAGGAAAACGAGTTCCGCGTATCAGTCCAGGATGCCCACAGCGGCGCCACGGTAGCTTCCAACACCAAGGTGACGGGTAACATGCTTATAGGCATAGTGCACCCGAACGTCGACGTCGAGTTTGACCCGATGGCCGACATCGCTATCGCCTGGAACGACAACACGAAACAGTTTGAACTTTCAGCCGAAACGACCACCTATGAAACTTATCTACATCTGGCCGACAACTCCACGGTGTTTCAGATCGGCGCCAACGAGAGTGAAGACATGGGCATAGACATCGGCAACATGTCGTCTCGCGCTCTTGGCATCCACAGGGTGCTGGTCACCGACCGCGACTCGGCGTCCCGTTCCATAACGATCATAGACTCTGCCTTGGACCGCGTTTCTAACCAAAGGGCAAAGCTCGGCGCATATCAAAACAGGTTGGAACACACCATAAATAACTTGAACACCGCTTCTCAGAACCTGACCGCTGCCGAAAGCCGCATCCGCGACCTCGACATGGCCCAGGAAATGATGAACTTTACGAAGCTTCAAATACTCATGCAGGCCGGTAACGCGATGCTAGCTCAGGCTAACACGCTGCCTCAGGCAGTGCTCCAGCTCTTGCGGTAG
- a CDS encoding motility associated factor glycosyltransferase family protein, whose amino-acid sequence MASSVWQKNIEELKKHQPHLEALLEEKKVSLDKENGLSGREVKETPSGFWVKGLTERPFFERKESQGQKASPKSACVLVMGCGTPSYFIKTLKTLGKSVMAVIVVEPNINLLLHLLDEVFVYKLLPPFVRLGFAVNDDDELVQELLGVTVGPLGTFAAGDLECVVHEGECEAGGAFNAVFSKLKERILINLQLIGNSVEDTLLGLRQMALASPWVVFGPKLRHLAGAFKDRPAVVVSAGPSLDKNFELLKGKEDRLIIIATDTVLRKLLKNGIKPHIVCALERGLVVFDKHFRDVVKDYKEELKDVLLVVQSVCVPQIVGTWPGPKAVIGKAGLPLDLWVVAQLLGGDVISSGASVAHMCATVAAALGASSIALIGQDLAYGPEGFTHSKDTAWEKEKSGDAAVPKENRIEVPGALGGTVYTNRIWLMFIRLFEQMIPSLKESGINVYDCTEGGALIKGTAIIPFNEFLSNFVDSLEPLDVTPSQAATLAAEEDIVSSAERVLKKIDEGIGGFKLSLSLLDRLEKEKARVTSPGLSPAQRQKLAYEASSVIDALHAQNRVLEFLGQTYAYATLLEIIRTRELRDIEMIKRWEKAHDELIAAHRVAANFAIRWLNYTKEALSSFVNAPRNVLPFDLKPLAEKEALKHLESLLDESEASSAALNKPLIDNIIARCDPISADWPYKVFWKLALHLESEGRCEEGCAFIFKAIKLLEDSTVQTEEATAILKDWARLLASPDLCRLPQIETAKVALGNALRYAPEDEEIQSMWKSLTEQEYVTFSDLLQVDPENAAIKWRKRKAEVESLIACGKVFEALGEAWEMAESFLQDLPDESRAMASWCLSTAEKLIPALGEKDERIEAFLEKIKQNLDIFKELSVPVPAGLAKEIFSGFELKFEATKAE is encoded by the coding sequence ATGGCTTCTTCCGTCTGGCAAAAAAACATAGAAGAACTAAAAAAACATCAGCCGCACCTCGAGGCCCTTTTAGAAGAGAAAAAGGTATCACTCGATAAAGAAAACGGCCTTTCAGGACGCGAGGTCAAAGAAACGCCTTCGGGCTTTTGGGTAAAAGGCTTAACGGAACGTCCTTTTTTCGAGCGCAAAGAAAGCCAGGGGCAAAAAGCTTCGCCAAAAAGCGCCTGCGTCCTTGTTATGGGCTGCGGGACGCCTTCTTACTTCATTAAAACCCTTAAAACCCTCGGCAAATCGGTGATGGCGGTCATCGTCGTAGAACCGAATATAAATTTGCTCTTGCACTTGCTCGACGAAGTCTTCGTGTATAAGCTTTTGCCTCCTTTTGTGAGGCTCGGTTTTGCCGTAAACGATGACGACGAGCTCGTTCAAGAGCTTTTGGGCGTTACAGTTGGCCCCCTTGGGACTTTCGCGGCAGGGGATTTAGAGTGCGTCGTTCACGAGGGGGAATGCGAGGCTGGTGGTGCCTTTAACGCCGTATTTTCAAAGCTTAAAGAGCGCATACTTATCAACCTGCAACTAATAGGAAACTCGGTGGAAGACACGCTTTTGGGCCTGCGCCAGATGGCGCTTGCCTCCCCCTGGGTCGTCTTTGGGCCAAAGCTCAGACATTTAGCCGGCGCCTTTAAAGATAGGCCCGCCGTCGTGGTTTCGGCAGGGCCATCGCTCGATAAAAACTTCGAGCTCCTTAAAGGAAAAGAAGACCGCCTCATCATAATCGCCACGGACACGGTGCTCAGGAAGCTCCTTAAAAACGGCATTAAACCTCACATAGTTTGCGCCTTGGAAAGGGGCCTCGTGGTTTTTGACAAGCACTTTAGAGACGTCGTAAAAGACTACAAGGAAGAGCTAAAAGACGTGCTTTTGGTGGTGCAGTCGGTTTGCGTGCCACAAATCGTCGGCACCTGGCCCGGCCCCAAGGCGGTTATAGGCAAAGCAGGCCTACCCCTCGACTTGTGGGTTGTGGCACAGCTTTTGGGCGGAGACGTAATTTCGTCAGGCGCCTCCGTGGCCCACATGTGCGCTACCGTAGCGGCAGCGCTTGGAGCTTCTTCCATCGCCCTCATAGGCCAAGACCTCGCCTACGGCCCTGAAGGCTTTACCCACAGCAAAGACACGGCCTGGGAAAAAGAAAAGTCGGGCGACGCCGCAGTGCCTAAAGAAAACCGCATCGAAGTTCCAGGGGCTTTGGGCGGGACCGTTTACACAAACAGGATATGGCTCATGTTCATCCGCCTTTTTGAACAGATGATACCGTCTCTTAAAGAGTCTGGCATAAACGTTTACGACTGCACCGAGGGGGGCGCGCTCATAAAAGGAACAGCTATAATACCTTTTAATGAGTTTTTAAGCAACTTCGTGGACTCACTTGAACCTCTTGACGTTACGCCATCTCAGGCGGCGACTTTAGCGGCAGAAGAAGATATAGTTTCCTCAGCGGAGCGCGTGCTTAAAAAAATCGACGAGGGCATAGGGGGCTTTAAGCTCTCTTTAAGCCTTTTGGACCGCCTCGAAAAAGAAAAGGCGCGCGTAACCTCACCCGGCCTTTCACCCGCCCAAAGGCAAAAGCTCGCTTACGAAGCTTCTTCTGTGATCGACGCGCTCCACGCCCAAAACAGGGTGTTAGAGTTTTTGGGGCAGACCTACGCGTACGCAACGCTACTTGAAATCATACGAACGCGGGAGCTAAGGGATATAGAGATGATCAAGCGGTGGGAAAAGGCCCACGATGAACTCATAGCGGCCCACCGGGTGGCCGCCAATTTTGCGATTCGATGGCTCAACTACACAAAAGAGGCGCTTAGCTCCTTCGTAAACGCGCCTCGAAATGTTTTGCCTTTTGACCTAAAGCCGCTTGCCGAGAAAGAAGCGTTAAAGCATTTAGAAAGCTTACTCGACGAAAGCGAGGCTTCAAGCGCCGCCCTAAACAAACCGCTGATAGATAACATCATCGCCAGGTGCGACCCCATTTCAGCAGACTGGCCATACAAAGTGTTTTGGAAGCTTGCCCTTCACCTTGAAAGCGAAGGCAGGTGCGAAGAGGGATGCGCTTTTATCTTTAAGGCCATAAAGCTGCTTGAAGATAGCACAGTCCAAACAGAAGAAGCAACCGCAATACTTAAAGATTGGGCGCGCCTTTTGGCTTCGCCCGACCTGTGCCGCCTCCCTCAAATAGAAACGGCAAAGGTAGCTTTAGGTAACGCCCTGCGCTACGCCCCTGAGGACGAAGAGATACAAAGCATGTGGAAGTCGCTTACCGAGCAAGAATACGTTACCTTTAGCGACCTCTTGCAAGTTGACCCTGAAAATGCCGCGATAAAGTGGAGGAAGCGCAAAGCCGAGGTCGAAAGCCTTATCGCCTGTGGCAAAGTCTTTGAGGCGCTCGGTGAAGCCTGGGAAATGGCAGAAAGCTTCTTGCAAGACCTACCAGATGAAAGCAGGGCTATGGCTTCTTGGTGCCTTTCTACGGCAGAAAAACTCATCCCCGCTTTGGGCGAAAAAGACGAAAGGATCGAGGCCTTTTTAGAAAAAATTAAGCAAAACCTCGACATTTTTAAAGAGCTTAGCGTTCCCGTGCCGGCGGGCCTTGCTAAAGAAATATTTTCTGGATTTGAGCTAAAGTTTGAAGCCACAAAGGCCGAATAA
- a CDS encoding transporter substrate-binding domain-containing protein, with amino-acid sequence MRKTILALVLAVAVMWVAVPFAAAGTLDKDVILVGTESTYPPYEFRDDKNQLQGFDIELVETIAKELGKKVEWVDMPFDSLIPALISGKIDLIAAGLSATPERAKRVSFTIPYEISLSSFIVKADRDDIKTLDDLKGKVVAVQLGTVQDTYTTGLGTVEVKRFQKFDDCVREVSLGRADASLMDRPVANNFVESDEFKGKVKIAFDQEITGAGKALAIRKDDTEFLKAVDAVLQKMKDDGRLDALLKKWMKW; translated from the coding sequence ATGCGGAAGACGATTTTAGCTCTTGTGTTGGCGGTTGCGGTGATGTGGGTGGCTGTGCCGTTTGCTGCGGCGGGCACGCTCGACAAAGACGTGATACTGGTGGGCACGGAAAGCACTTACCCTCCCTACGAGTTCCGCGATGACAAAAACCAGCTCCAGGGCTTCGACATAGAGCTGGTGGAAACCATAGCCAAGGAGCTCGGCAAAAAGGTGGAGTGGGTCGACATGCCCTTCGACAGCCTGATCCCGGCGCTCATTTCTGGCAAGATCGACCTGATAGCGGCCGGCCTTTCCGCGACGCCCGAGAGGGCAAAGCGCGTCTCCTTTACGATTCCCTACGAAATAAGCCTGAGCTCTTTCATAGTGAAGGCCGATAGGGACGACATAAAGACCCTCGACGACCTTAAGGGCAAGGTCGTGGCAGTGCAGCTCGGAACGGTCCAGGACACGTACACCACGGGGCTTGGCACTGTGGAGGTTAAGCGCTTTCAAAAGTTCGACGACTGCGTGCGCGAAGTGAGCCTGGGGAGGGCCGATGCCTCCCTGATGGATCGCCCCGTGGCCAACAACTTCGTGGAGTCCGATGAGTTTAAGGGAAAAGTTAAAATCGCCTTCGACCAGGAGATAACGGGCGCCGGCAAGGCGTTGGCCATAAGAAAAGACGATACTGAGTTCCTTAAAGCTGTAGACGCGGTCTTACAAAAGATGAAGGACGACGGTCGCCTGGATGCCTTGCTTAAAAAATGGATGAAGTGGTAA
- a CDS encoding 2-oxoacid:acceptor oxidoreductase family protein, with translation MPVKYFEVRWHGRAGQGAKSASQMLAEAALRAGKHVQAFPEYGAERSGAPMKAFNRIGDVPVLVRSSVENPDVVVVIDDTLLSPAVAEGLSDDGVLLVNTAKDAAFVAEKTQFEGKICTVNATEIALQEIKRGIPNTPMLGALAKVTGVVAPEALEARIEEMFGDKFSQDVIEANKRALKRGYEEVRCSH, from the coding sequence GTGCCGGTAAAGTATTTTGAGGTGAGATGGCACGGGAGAGCGGGACAAGGCGCGAAGAGCGCTTCTCAGATGCTCGCAGAGGCGGCCCTGAGAGCGGGAAAACACGTCCAGGCCTTTCCGGAATACGGGGCCGAGAGGTCGGGCGCTCCCATGAAGGCCTTCAACAGGATCGGGGACGTGCCCGTGCTCGTAAGGTCCTCCGTGGAAAACCCCGACGTGGTAGTGGTCATAGACGACACGCTGCTCTCCCCCGCCGTGGCGGAAGGGCTGAGTGACGACGGGGTTCTGCTCGTGAACACCGCAAAGGATGCCGCATTTGTGGCCGAGAAGACGCAATTTGAAGGTAAGATATGCACGGTCAACGCCACGGAGATAGCCCTTCAGGAGATCAAGAGAGGGATACCGAACACCCCCATGCTCGGGGCCCTCGCCAAAGTCACAGGCGTGGTCGCGCCAGAAGCCTTAGAGGCGCGAATAGAAGAGATGTTCGGCGACAAGTTCTCACAAGATGTCATAGAGGCCAACAAGCGCGCCCTAAAGAGGGGCTACGAAGAGGTCCGTTGTTCGCATTAG
- the fliW gene encoding flagellar assembly protein FliW translates to MRAIKTLRFGVLQISEEDVVRFPKGIPGFADHTEWVFAGDEDSPIKWLQSLKDGDVALPVAPPELILADYDAKVCSEDIKEIEASSAGELALLVVITIPPDEPWQATANLRAPLVVNINKRLAKQVIVQNEEYAVAHPLFDRAAREAMRGSSHPAPEEARAGGGA, encoded by the coding sequence ATGAGGGCGATAAAAACGCTCAGGTTCGGAGTGCTTCAGATCAGCGAGGAGGACGTCGTCCGTTTTCCCAAAGGCATCCCCGGTTTTGCCGACCATACGGAGTGGGTCTTCGCCGGCGACGAAGATAGCCCCATAAAATGGCTCCAAAGCTTAAAAGACGGCGACGTGGCGCTCCCCGTGGCCCCGCCCGAACTGATTTTAGCCGATTACGACGCCAAGGTTTGCAGCGAAGACATTAAGGAAATCGAGGCCTCCTCGGCGGGAGAGTTGGCGCTTTTGGTGGTTATAACCATCCCGCCCGATGAACCGTGGCAGGCCACGGCCAACCTGCGCGCACCCTTAGTAGTAAATATCAATAAGCGTTTGGCTAAGCAGGTGATAGTCCAAAACGAGGAATACGCCGTGGCGCATCCGCTCTTTGACAGAGCGGCCAGGGAGGCGATGAGGGGCAGCTCGCACCCGGCTCCCGAGGAAGCTCGTGCGGGAGGGGGCGCTTAA
- the porA gene encoding pyruvate ferredoxin oxidoreductase — MVTVAEKMRAKQALTGAEAVAHAMRQIEPHVVAAYPITPQTPIVEYFAQFVADGLVKTEMIPVESEHSAMSAVVGAAASGARAMTATSANGLALMHEVVYITASMRLPVVMPVVNRALSGPINIHCDHSDSMAERDSGWIQLYAENNQEAYELTVLAVRLAESKEVRLPVMVCLDGFILSHGVEPVEIYPDDQVKKFVGEAKPYYPLLDTSHPVTYGPIDLYDYYFEHKRQQIEGMKGAKELFPVLAQEFEEAFGKRYDFVERYRTDDADCVIVALGSTNSTIKYAVDWMREEGQKVGLLKLWTFRPFPKEEIRKALDGKKAVVVLDRAASFGAEAPLYEAVKSSLYNAV; from the coding sequence ATGGTCACGGTAGCAGAAAAAATGCGAGCGAAGCAGGCCCTCACCGGAGCCGAAGCCGTAGCTCACGCCATGAGGCAGATAGAGCCGCATGTGGTAGCGGCTTACCCCATAACGCCACAGACGCCTATAGTTGAATATTTCGCCCAGTTCGTAGCCGACGGATTGGTCAAGACCGAAATGATCCCCGTAGAGAGCGAACACTCCGCCATGAGCGCCGTCGTCGGGGCGGCAGCCTCCGGCGCCAGGGCCATGACCGCCACCAGCGCCAACGGATTGGCCCTTATGCACGAGGTGGTCTACATAACCGCTTCCATGAGGCTCCCCGTGGTGATGCCGGTGGTAAACAGGGCCTTGAGCGGCCCCATCAACATCCACTGCGATCACAGCGACTCCATGGCCGAGCGGGATTCCGGGTGGATACAGCTCTACGCCGAGAACAACCAGGAGGCCTATGAGCTCACCGTATTGGCCGTGAGGCTCGCCGAATCGAAAGAGGTGAGGCTGCCGGTCATGGTGTGCCTTGACGGCTTTATCCTCTCGCACGGAGTGGAACCAGTCGAGATTTACCCTGACGACCAGGTGAAAAAGTTCGTGGGAGAAGCGAAACCGTACTACCCCCTGCTGGACACCTCGCACCCTGTAACGTATGGCCCCATCGACCTTTACGATTACTACTTCGAACACAAACGGCAGCAGATAGAGGGAATGAAAGGGGCTAAAGAGCTCTTCCCGGTTCTCGCCCAGGAGTTCGAAGAGGCCTTCGGAAAGAGATACGACTTCGTCGAGCGATATCGCACGGACGATGCGGATTGCGTCATAGTCGCCCTTGGTTCCACCAACAGCACGATCAAATACGCCGTCGACTGGATGAGAGAAGAGGGTCAAAAGGTGGGACTCTTGAAACTCTGGACGTTCAGGCCTTTCCCCAAAGAGGAGATCAGAAAAGCGTTGGACGGCAAGAAGGCCGTAGTCGTGCTGGACCGCGCCGCATCCTTCGGCGCGGAGGCTCCGCTCTACGAAGCCGTAAAGTCATCCCTCTATAACGCAGTCCA
- the mscL gene encoding large conductance mechanosensitive channel protein MscL: MLQDFKAFIMRGNMIDMAVGIIVGAAFGAIVNSFVKDIIMPPIGLILGNVDFTNLFIVLKEGATPGPYVSLAAAQAAGAVTVNYGAFINTIVNLLITGASVYFLIVRPVARLQIHRKVEEETPTTKECPYCATAIPIRASRCPNCTSELKSGT; this comes from the coding sequence ATGCTCCAAGATTTCAAGGCATTCATAATGAGAGGCAACATGATCGACATGGCCGTAGGCATCATCGTAGGTGCTGCCTTCGGTGCAATTGTAAACTCTTTTGTCAAGGATATCATTATGCCACCTATAGGTCTTATTCTGGGCAACGTCGATTTTACCAATCTCTTCATTGTCCTTAAAGAAGGAGCAACCCCTGGGCCATATGTCTCGCTGGCTGCTGCCCAAGCTGCCGGAGCTGTTACGGTCAATTATGGGGCCTTCATAAATACCATTGTTAACTTGCTCATAACAGGAGCGAGCGTCTACTTTTTGATTGTGCGTCCGGTTGCCAGGCTGCAGATCCACAGGAAGGTGGAAGAAGAGACACCAACTACAAAAGAATGCCCGTACTGTGCTACCGCTATCCCCATTAGAGCCAGCCGTTGCCCGAACTGCACTTCGGAACTAAAAAGCGGCACATAA
- the porD gene encoding pyruvate synthase subunit PorD, with translation MAAKGWKEIPIGGTITEAGNAKEVKTGSWRVMRPIHDKNKCTSCMLCWLYCPDQAILQTQGHMDGINYDYCKGCGLCSSVCPAKAIEMKAETEFLE, from the coding sequence ATGGCTGCAAAGGGATGGAAAGAGATACCCATCGGCGGAACGATAACGGAGGCCGGAAATGCGAAAGAGGTCAAGACCGGCTCGTGGAGGGTCATGAGGCCCATTCACGATAAAAACAAGTGCACGAGCTGCATGCTCTGCTGGCTATACTGCCCCGATCAGGCGATACTCCAAACACAAGGGCATATGGACGGCATCAATTACGACTACTGCAAGGGGTGCGGCCTGTGCTCGAGCGTATGCCCGGCAAAGGCTATCGAGATGAAGGCCGAGACGGAATTTCTGGAGTAA
- the csrA gene encoding carbon storage regulator CsrA, giving the protein MLSRKAGESIILGDDIEITVLEVKGDSVKLGIEAPKEIPVWRKELAEEIEKANVAAARAKEAEALARLFKSAKK; this is encoded by the coding sequence GTGCTCTCGCGCAAAGCGGGCGAATCCATAATCTTGGGCGACGATATAGAGATAACAGTGCTCGAGGTCAAAGGAGACTCCGTAAAACTTGGTATAGAGGCGCCAAAAGAGATTCCCGTGTGGCGAAAAGAGCTGGCCGAAGAGATAGAGAAAGCCAACGTGGCCGCCGCTCGGGCAAAGGAGGCCGAGGCCTTGGCGCGTCTCTTCAAGTCTGCTAAGAAGTGA